In a single window of the Flavobacterium ammoniigenes genome:
- the typA gene encoding translational GTPase TypA, with the protein MESIRNIAIIAHVDHGKTTLVDKIMYHCQLFRDNENTGDLILDNNDLERERGITITSKNVSVVYKGTKINIIDTPGHADFGGEVERVLNMADGVCLLVDAFEGPMPQTRFVLQKAIDLGLKPCVVINKVDKENCTPEEVHEKVFDLMFELGATEEQLDFPTVYGSAKNNWMSDDFRNQTENIEPLLDMVIQNVPAPKVSEGTPQMLITSLDFSSFTGRIAIGRLERGVLKEGMPISLCKRDGSILKSRIKELHTFEGLGRKKVAEVVAGDICAIIGVEGFEIGDTIADHENPEALQTIAIDEPTMSMLFTINDSPFFGKEGKFVTSRHIRDRLTKELEKNLAMKLGETDSADKFMVFGRGVLHLSVLIETMRREGYELQIGQPQVIIKEIDGKKCEPIEELTIDLPESLSGRAVEFVTLRKGEMLSMETKGERMIIKFNIPSRGIIGLRNQLLTATAGEAIMAHRFIGYEPFKGEISGRNKGSLISMEKGKAIPYSIDKLQDRGKFFVEPNAEIYEGQVIGENSRGDDMCVNVTKEKKQSNVRSSGNDEKARIIPPIIFSLEEALEYIQKDEYVEVTPKNIRLRKIYLTETDRKRFKV; encoded by the coding sequence ATGGAATCTATTAGAAACATTGCAATTATTGCCCACGTTGACCACGGTAAAACGACTTTGGTTGATAAAATTATGTATCACTGTCAATTATTTCGTGATAACGAAAACACAGGTGACTTAATCCTTGACAACAACGACCTAGAGCGTGAAAGAGGAATTACAATTACTTCAAAAAACGTTTCGGTTGTTTACAAAGGAACTAAGATCAATATTATTGATACTCCTGGTCACGCCGATTTTGGTGGTGAGGTAGAACGTGTATTGAATATGGCTGATGGAGTTTGTCTTTTAGTAGATGCTTTTGAAGGACCCATGCCACAAACACGTTTCGTATTGCAAAAAGCAATTGATTTAGGTTTAAAACCATGTGTTGTTATTAATAAAGTGGATAAAGAAAACTGTACTCCTGAAGAAGTTCATGAGAAAGTATTCGACTTGATGTTTGAATTAGGAGCTACAGAAGAACAATTGGATTTCCCAACTGTTTATGGTTCTGCTAAAAATAACTGGATGTCTGATGATTTCAGAAATCAAACAGAAAATATCGAACCATTGTTAGATATGGTAATCCAAAATGTGCCTGCTCCTAAGGTTTCTGAAGGGACACCACAAATGTTGATCACTTCATTAGACTTTTCATCTTTTACAGGACGTATCGCAATTGGTCGTTTAGAAAGAGGAGTTTTGAAAGAAGGTATGCCGATTTCTTTATGTAAAAGAGACGGTTCTATCTTAAAATCTAGAATTAAAGAATTACATACTTTTGAAGGTCTTGGACGTAAAAAAGTAGCTGAAGTTGTAGCAGGTGATATCTGTGCAATTATAGGTGTGGAAGGATTTGAAATTGGTGATACTATCGCCGATCATGAAAACCCAGAAGCGTTACAAACGATTGCAATTGATGAACCTACTATGAGTATGTTGTTTACCATTAACGACTCTCCATTTTTTGGAAAAGAAGGTAAATTTGTTACTTCTCGACACATTAGAGACCGTTTGACTAAAGAATTAGAGAAAAACTTAGCGATGAAGTTAGGTGAAACTGATTCTGCTGATAAATTCATGGTTTTTGGTCGTGGTGTATTACACTTGTCTGTTCTTATCGAAACGATGAGAAGAGAAGGGTATGAATTGCAAATTGGACAACCACAAGTTATCATCAAAGAAATTGATGGTAAAAAATGTGAGCCAATTGAAGAACTAACCATCGATTTACCAGAATCACTTTCAGGAAGAGCCGTTGAGTTTGTCACTTTACGTAAAGGAGAGATGTTGAGTATGGAAACCAAAGGGGAGCGTATGATTATCAAGTTTAATATTCCATCTCGTGGAATTATTGGATTGCGTAATCAATTGTTAACCGCTACGGCTGGTGAAGCCATTATGGCACACCGTTTTATTGGATATGAACCATTTAAAGGAGAAATTTCTGGACGTAACAAAGGATCTCTAATTTCAATGGAAAAAGGAAAAGCAATTCCGTATTCTATCGATAAATTACAAGATCGTGGAAAATTCTTTGTGGAGCCAAATGCTGAAATTTACGAAGGTCAGGTAATTGGAGAAAACTCTCGTGGAGATGATATGTGTGTGAATGTAACCAAAGAGAAAAAACAATCGAATGTTCGATCTTCAGGAAATGATGAAAAAGCGAGAATTATTCCGCCAATTATCTTTTCATTAGAGGAAGCATTGGAATACATTCAAAAAGATGAATATGTTGAGGTTACGCCAAAAAATATTCGTTTACGTAAAATTTATTTGACAGAAACAGATAGAAAAAGATTTAAAGTATAA
- a CDS encoding T9SS type B sorting domain-containing protein, translating to MKKIPLVFILLFSLSCLGQFSKTHYIPPLTSNPTVAPQDHYIYISTPSIQDVKFKIIPIGGTTISATVNKATPYRYSIGNGDNSQLFESSSNTGKVINKGFIIESEGLIYANIRTNSGGFNQAGGLVAKGISGLGKRFRVGAMLNSSNIVGLLNFFSILAIENNTEVKISNIPNGTLLANGTIFNASDPPILLNKNESYILAINGNIGGNLIGALIEANKSIVVNSGSFGGTNDPADASPGGSSPGRDIGFDQIVGSDKIGSDYIFIKGKGTDVLERVLLIADIDNTEIYVNGNTTAIATIQAGEKYVLDGSQFTNNNLYIKTSKNVFAYQSIGGTTSNANQNLFFVPPLNCSTPKIVDNIPEINLIGSRNYVGVVNIVTETGATVLINDIPTTATPIPINGKPDFVYYSVSGLTGNIAVKSTKQVYVSYYGTNSAATYGSYYSGFDIKPELSIANATSVSGSCIPNITLKTEPDVDYTYQWLNNGVDINGETGNTYTPLTPGYYQVKRSIPSCNTSNLSDKIPVSNCSFDVDMDTVPDNVDLDFDNDGITNCEESFGNLDLDLTGTSILKNTYTNSFSSSITNYPLTNSATIVPKNNGDFISEVPIGVGNSIEYKITFANPISLSLQYASFANPTDLLNSDGEFVVKSDSDKTITVLNPTNQLVIDTNYDGIYESGVTEYSSFEIRFRLNSTTPLATGTGTFSFQSHLTNSLTFVHKNLSDATNNKASFSIKALCIPRDSDADSIPDFLDQDSDNDGISDLIESQPNTLVANSTADVNKDGLYDVFGTGTIPQDTDSDTISDYIDLDSDNDGIKDIIETEADQDIDGIRNYRDIDRENDNCNDVIEAGFSDADSDGKFGIAPITVNQNGLVNGAPYSTPNSNYATAALITIITQPNAVPVCELQNTSISIIDNGGNTYQWQYSIDGANWANLTNNTTYSAVTTPNLQISRVSNAMNGYQYRVVLSKIGNSCGLTSNYATLIVYALPTLTPVIELKQCDEDSDGFSDFNLTEKNSFISTNSATETFTYYTSPSGAATKDTTTLIPNPTTYSTNSRVIWVRVENANNCFSVSEMNLIVSSTQIPASFKKEFETCDDDISSLSTDIDGVAQFDFSSTTLALQTILLPPFNQYSIQYYRNEADALSETNAITNTTNYRNIGYPNEQDIWVRVESIADNSCFGLGPHVKLKVNPKPAIDTNEDGHDNQLVCSNLPSFFVELNAAIIDSSPTTSYIYTWSKDGSVISNENNYTLNVNKEGDYLVKVSTAAGCFRTRSINVTASDIAKINSIDIVDLSEINSVTINVSGQGDYEFSMDAPLGPFQTSNLFDNVAAGVHDIYVFDKNGCGTTTKSIAVIGVPKFFTPNGDGYNDYWNIKGVNNLFSSKSIIYIFDRYGKLLKQVLPSSQGWNGTINGEPLPADDYWFTLKLEDGREVKGHFSLKR from the coding sequence TTGGTAATGGTGATAATTCCCAATTATTTGAATCAAGTTCCAACACCGGAAAAGTGATTAATAAAGGCTTTATTATAGAAAGTGAAGGGTTGATTTATGCTAATATTAGAACTAACTCTGGGGGATTTAATCAAGCAGGTGGTTTAGTGGCAAAAGGAATTAGTGGCTTGGGTAAACGATTTAGGGTAGGAGCCATGTTGAATAGTTCCAATATTGTTGGTCTATTAAACTTTTTTTCAATTCTAGCAATAGAAAACAATACAGAGGTCAAAATATCCAATATCCCTAATGGAACATTACTAGCAAACGGAACAATATTCAACGCTTCGGACCCTCCAATACTACTTAATAAAAATGAAAGTTATATTCTAGCAATTAATGGGAATATAGGAGGTAATCTTATTGGGGCATTAATTGAAGCAAACAAAAGTATTGTAGTTAATAGTGGCTCATTTGGAGGAACTAACGACCCTGCTGATGCTTCTCCAGGAGGCAGTAGTCCGGGTAGAGATATTGGTTTTGATCAAATTGTAGGCTCAGATAAAATTGGTTCGGATTACATCTTTATAAAAGGGAAAGGTACTGATGTATTGGAAAGGGTGCTCTTAATTGCTGATATAGACAATACCGAAATTTATGTCAATGGTAATACTACTGCAATAGCAACAATTCAAGCTGGCGAAAAATATGTTTTAGATGGCAGTCAATTTACAAACAACAACCTGTATATTAAAACTTCAAAAAATGTATTTGCATACCAAAGTATTGGTGGGACCACATCCAATGCTAACCAAAATTTATTTTTTGTACCACCTTTAAACTGCTCAACTCCAAAAATTGTAGATAATATTCCAGAAATAAACTTAATTGGGAGCCGAAATTATGTTGGTGTAGTTAACATTGTAACTGAAACTGGTGCAACTGTACTAATTAATGACATACCAACAACTGCAACTCCAATTCCAATTAATGGAAAACCCGATTTTGTTTATTATTCTGTTTCTGGACTTACTGGCAATATAGCTGTGAAATCGACGAAACAGGTCTATGTTTCCTACTACGGAACCAATTCAGCTGCAACGTATGGAAGTTATTATTCAGGATTTGATATCAAACCCGAACTTTCTATCGCTAATGCAACATCTGTTTCTGGCAGTTGTATTCCTAATATCACACTCAAAACAGAACCCGATGTAGATTACACCTATCAATGGCTTAATAATGGAGTAGATATAAATGGTGAAACAGGAAATACATATACACCTCTAACACCTGGTTACTATCAAGTTAAAAGAAGTATTCCTAGTTGTAATACAAGTAATTTATCCGATAAAATTCCGGTTAGTAATTGTTCATTTGATGTGGATATGGATACCGTTCCTGATAATGTTGATTTGGATTTTGATAATGACGGAATAACTAATTGCGAGGAGTCTTTTGGGAATTTAGATCTAGACCTAACTGGAACAAGTATACTAAAAAATACCTATACTAATTCCTTTTCTAGTAGTATAACTAATTATCCTTTAACAAATTCAGCAACAATTGTCCCAAAAAATAATGGCGATTTTATAAGTGAAGTCCCAATTGGGGTAGGGAATTCGATAGAATATAAAATTACTTTTGCCAATCCGATTTCGTTATCATTACAATATGCAAGCTTTGCTAATCCAACTGATTTACTAAATTCTGATGGAGAATTTGTAGTAAAGTCGGATAGCGATAAAACAATAACGGTTTTAAATCCAACCAATCAATTAGTAATCGACACTAATTATGACGGAATTTATGAAAGCGGTGTAACGGAATATTCGTCTTTTGAAATCCGTTTTCGATTAAATAGCACTACTCCGCTTGCCACTGGAACAGGAACCTTTAGTTTTCAATCTCATCTAACTAATTCACTTACTTTTGTACATAAGAATTTATCTGATGCTACTAACAACAAAGCCAGTTTTTCTATAAAAGCACTATGTATCCCAAGAGATTCAGATGCAGATTCAATTCCTGATTTTTTAGATCAAGATTCTGATAATGATGGTATTTCAGACTTAATTGAATCACAACCAAACACACTAGTTGCTAATTCTACTGCTGATGTTAACAAAGATGGACTCTATGATGTTTTTGGAACAGGTACAATTCCTCAAGATACTGATAGCGATACAATTTCAGACTATATAGATTTAGACTCTGATAATGATGGAATAAAAGATATTATTGAAACGGAAGCTGATCAAGATATTGACGGTATTCGAAATTACCGTGATATTGATCGCGAAAATGACAATTGCAATGATGTTATTGAAGCAGGATTTAGCGATGCCGATTCTGATGGAAAATTTGGAATTGCTCCAATTACGGTAAATCAAAACGGATTAGTAAATGGAGCCCCATATTCTACTCCCAACTCAAATTATGCCACAGCTGCACTTATAACAATTATAACTCAACCAAATGCAGTCCCTGTTTGTGAATTACAGAACACCTCAATCAGCATCATTGATAATGGAGGAAATACCTATCAATGGCAATACTCTATAGATGGAGCCAACTGGGCAAATCTGACCAATAACACCACCTATTCCGCAGTCACAACTCCTAATTTGCAAATCTCACGGGTTAGCAATGCAATGAATGGTTACCAGTACAGAGTGGTATTGTCTAAAATCGGAAATAGTTGTGGATTAACTTCTAATTATGCTACTTTAATAGTATACGCCTTACCTACTTTGACCCCTGTCATCGAATTAAAACAATGTGATGAAGATTCAGATGGATTTTCCGATTTTAACTTAACCGAAAAAAATAGTTTCATTTCAACGAACTCTGCTACAGAAACATTTACTTATTATACCTCTCCTTCTGGGGCAGCCACAAAAGATACTACTACCTTAATTCCTAATCCAACAACTTACTCAACCAATTCAAGAGTGATTTGGGTGAGAGTTGAAAATGCAAATAATTGCTTCAGTGTTTCCGAAATGAATCTTATAGTTTCTTCCACCCAAATCCCTGCTAGCTTTAAAAAAGAATTTGAAACCTGTGACGATGATATAAGTTCTTTAAGTACCGATATTGATGGAGTAGCCCAATTTGATTTTAGCAGTACTACATTGGCACTTCAAACTATTTTACTACCTCCATTCAATCAATATTCAATACAATATTACCGAAATGAGGCAGATGCATTATCAGAAACAAATGCCATAACAAACACAACTAACTACCGTAATATTGGTTATCCTAATGAACAAGATATTTGGGTAAGGGTAGAAAGTATTGCTGATAATTCTTGCTTTGGATTAGGGCCACATGTAAAATTAAAAGTAAATCCAAAACCAGCTATCGACACAAACGAAGACGGTCATGATAATCAATTAGTTTGTTCTAATTTACCCTCTTTTTTTGTCGAACTTAATGCAGCTATTATTGATTCTAGTCCTACTACAAGCTATATTTATACCTGGAGTAAAGATGGAAGTGTAATTTCTAACGAGAATAATTATACATTAAATGTAAATAAAGAGGGAGATTATTTAGTAAAAGTTTCTACTGCAGCTGGATGTTTCAGAACTAGAAGTATCAACGTAACTGCTTCAGATATAGCAAAAATAAACAGTATTGATATAGTGGATCTATCAGAAATAAATTCAGTTACTATAAATGTATCCGGACAAGGAGATTATGAATTTAGTATGGATGCACCTTTAGGACCTTTCCAAACTTCAAATTTGTTCGATAACGTGGCCGCCGGGGTACACGACATTTATGTATTTGATAAAAATGGATGTGGTACAACAACCAAATCAATTGCCGTTATTGGGGTACCCAAGTTTTTCACGCCAAATGGAGATGGTTACAATGACTATTGGAATATAAAAGGAGTAAACAATCTTTTCAGTTCAAAGTCAATAATTTACATTTTTGATCGTTATGGAAAACTACTAAAACAAGTATTGCCGTCTAGCCAAGGTTGGAATGGAACAATAAATGGAGAACCTTTACCGGCAGATGATTATTGGTTCACATTAAAATTAGAGGATGGTAGAGAAGTTAAAGGGCATTTTAGTTTAAAACGATAA